A window from Vigna angularis cultivar LongXiaoDou No.4 chromosome 7, ASM1680809v1, whole genome shotgun sequence encodes these proteins:
- the LOC108336447 gene encoding uncharacterized protein LOC108336447, protein MTFEPKTEPGSLRRSIPIANEKEYGEMSISDLVTVLRTAYKTEDFDKIEQELVKREAKLRAEIGPLREKVELERLERIEVEERLKIREEQCEKGKRAQDNYEQLLKEVKTGGLVEKHAIEELRKKNVALESEVYELKESRKKMLDDVQSMDEIKDKIRVLKEEKVGDKNALAVLIMKNIELEEAVKKNLTVIEGLKNENGKLTDEKHELKTLFEYLEKRYSRLRVSDVKLEESTMPLMSEDASDYGNTEVEPNLGVSFAVKDEKNVSDHELENDAGEPVPVQRDEDTHYSVDTGTCQSPKKGNKEDAVGAGVKFKLEKEIVDVSDDEDDDDKYTSQGWQGEKATSQIIEENEHPNLPAKRTLLATPTPGNPLVSSPSLSLSCQSSATKVLAKKVRGSTRLRTLTRRIGEKRLQVYIDEATGRPSGPNRETFTSYLGALAREKVSILHPSWDQVKESTKKLLWEDILAHFEIVPSEAVRGKTLSSIANLWRHFKTHLTTRWALNEDKINQGMTPCSMYGINEDTWKQFVEIRSTASWEKKRKKAQEFQKKNDTPHRLSRGGYQVLEEKLMAEKIKLREEQTLECDIEPRTNTSPPSPPSRHVKWKRARMTSSGQFTSESALQIAKRIDSLEMQSKQGMFHPSGRQDILAIAIGRPEHPGCVRGAGKGVGIRQYFGH, encoded by the exons ATGACATTTGAACCCAAAACCGAACCTGGGTCCTTGCGCAGGTCCATCCCGATCGCCAATGAAAAAGAATACGGTGAAATGAGTATATCGGACCTAGTTACTGTGCTGCGTACTGCGTATAAAACTGAGGATTTTGATAAAATTGAGCAAGAGTTGGTAAAGAGGGAAGCAAAACTTAGGGCGGAAATTGGGCCACTCAGGGAGAAGGTTGAGCTGGAGAGGCTAGAGAGAATTGAAGTCGAAGAGAGACTGAAAATCAGAGAGGAGCAATGTGAAAAGGGGAAGAGAGCCCAGGATAATTATGAGCAGTTGTTGAAGGAAGTGAAAACAGGTGGCTTGGTTGAAAAACATGCTATTGAGGAGTTAAGGAAAAAGAACGTTGCTTTAGAAAGTGAAGTTTATGAGCTGAAGGAGTCCAGGAAAAAAATGCTAGATGATGTCCAATCCATGGATGAAATAAAGGATAAGATCCGTGTGTTGAAAGAGGAGAAGGTTGGGGACAAAAATGCTCTTGCTGTCCTTATCATGAAGAACATTGAATTGGAGGAAGCAGTTAAGAAGAATTTGACTGTCATAGAGGGGTTGAAGAATGAAAATGGTAAACTGACAGACGAGAAGCACGAACTTAAGacattatttgaatatttggaGAAGAGATATAGTAGACTCCGTGTCAGTGATGTGAAGTTGGAAGAGAGTACTATGCCTTTGATGAGTGAAGATGCCTCTGATTATGGGAACACTGAAGTGGAGCCTAATCTTGGAGTTTCTTTCGCTGTcaaagatgaaaagaatgttaGTGACCACGAGCTTGAAAATGACGCTGGGGAGCCTGTTCCTGTACAAAGGGATGAAGATACTCATTACTCTGTTGATACTGGCACTTGTCAGTCTCCCAAAAAAGGAAACAAGGAGGATGCTGTAGGTGCAG GGGTAAAATTCAAATTAGAAAAGGAGATCGTGGACGTaagtgatgatgaagatgatgatgataagtACACATCACAAGGATGGCAGGGAGAGAAAGCTACTTCTcaaataattgaagaaaatgaacatCCAAATCTCCCTGCAAAGAGAA CGCTGTTGGCAACTCCCACACCAGGCAATCCTTTGGTTTCCTCACCATCATTGTCTCTCTCATGCCAATCTAG TGCTACTAAGGTTTTAGCTAAGAAGGTTAGAGGCAGCACACGTTTGAGGACCTTGACAAGACGCATCGGTGAAAAGAGGCTTCAAGTCTACATTGATGAAGCTACAGGGAGGCCATCAGGTCCGAACCGTGAGACATTTACTAGCTATTTAGGTGCATTGGCACGTGAGAAGGTATCGATTTTGCATCCTTCATGGGATCAGGTGAAGGAATCAACAAAGAAGTTGCTTTGGGAGGATATTTTG GCACACTTTGAGATAGTACCATCTGAAGCTGTCAGGGGAAAGACATTATCTTCAATTGCAAACCTGTGGAGACACTTTAAAACCCATCTCACCACGCGATGGGCTTTGAATGAGGACAAAATTAACCAAGGAATGACTCCATGCAGTATGTATGGTATCAATGAGGATACATGGAAGCAGTTTGTAGAGATTCGGTCTACTGCATCTTGGGAg aaaaagagaaaaaaagctCAAGAATTCCAAAAGAAGAACGATACTCCTCACCGGTTATCTCGAGGGGGTTATCAGGTATTGGAGGAGAAATTAATGGCTGAAAAGATCAAATTAAGGGAAGAGCAGACATTAGAATGTGATATTGAGCCTCGGACAAACACTAGTCCCCCTTCTCCTCCTTCACGTCATGTTAAATGGAAGAGGGCTCGAATGACATCATCAGGCCAATTCACATCAGAATCAGCACTTCAAATTGCTAAGCGCATT GATTCCCTGGAGATGCAGTCCAAACAGGGTATGTTTCATCCCTCCGGGCGTCAAGATATACTTGCTATTGCTATTGGACGTCCAGAACATCCTGGTTGTGTTCGTGGAGCTGGTAAAGGTGTGGGAATACGACAGTATTTTGGACATTGA
- the LOC108336493 gene encoding ABC transporter C family member 3, with product MAYPDSSTFCCSSRFHCHGFGRNSQHVSGMIRRRNTTTSSSKHDLPSDVVEKLPRGSSDTAIELVDGNFSWELSNPTLQNINLKVFNGMKVAVCGTVGSGKSTLLSCVLGEVPKISGILKVCGTKAYVTQCPWIQSGKVEDNILFGKQMDREKYEKVLEACSLKKDLEILPFGDQTIIGERGINLSGGQKQRIQIARALYQDADIYLFDDPFSAVDAHTGSHLFKECLLGLLSSKTVVYVTHQVEFLPAADHILVMKDGKITQCGKYTDLLSYGTDFMELVGAHKKALSTLDSLDGENVSNEISTLEQDVNVFGTQGSKEEEASKDRQNGKTNESEQKGQFIQKEERVKGKVSFSVYWKCITTAYGGALVPFILLAQILFQVLQVGSNYWMAWATPVSTNVEPPVEGITLIVVYVSLAIGSSSCILARSMLLVTTGYKTATILFTKMHYCIFRAPMSFFDSTPSGRILNRVSTDQNSLDTNIPRQIASFSFIMIQLLGIIAVMSQAAWQVFVVFIPVIIVSICYQQYYIPSARELSRLVGVFKSPLIQHFSETISGTSTIRSFDQQSRFQETNMTLSDGYSRPKFNIAGAMEWLCFRLDMLSSIIFAFSLIFIISVPPGFIDPGLAGLAVTYGLNLNNIQALMIWNLCKMESKIISVERILQYTCIPSEPPLVIDENQPDSSWPSNGEVDIQNLKVRHAPHLPLVLCGLTCKFHGGLKTGIVGRTGSGKSTLIQTLFRIIEPAVGKVMIDNINICSIGLHDLRSRLSIIPQDPTMFEGTVRNNMDPLEEHTDEEIWEALDKSQLGDEVRKKEGKLDSKVSANGENWSMGQRQLVCLGRVLLKKSKVLVLDEATASVDTATDNLIQQTLRQHFADSTVITIAHRITSVLDSDMVLLLSQGLIEEYDTPTKLLENKSSSFAQLVAEYTTRSKFSFEESDDH from the exons ATGGCTTATCCGGATTCTTCCACCTTCTGTTGCTCATCGCGGTTTCACTGTCATGGGTTTGGAAGAAACTCACAACACGTATCAGGGATGATTCGGAGGAGAAACACGACAACATCCTCTTCGAAACATGACTTACCCTCTGATGTTGTAGAGAAGCTTCCCCGGGGAAGTTCTGATACAGCAATTGAACTAGTTGATGGAAACTTTTCTTGGGAATTATCTAACCCAACACTGCAAAATATAAATCTTAAAGTTTTTAATGGGATGAAGGTTGCAGTTTGTGGCACTGTTGGATCAGGCAAATCTACTTTACTTTCTTGTGTATTGGGAGAAGTACCTAAAATATCAGGCATCCTTAAGGTTTGTGGAACAAAGGCCTATGTTACTCAATGTCCATGGATACAAAGTGGCAAGGTTGAGGATAATATATTGTTTGGTAAACAAATGGATAGGGAAAAATACGAGAAGGTACTTGAAGCGTGTTCCCTGAAGAAGGATCTGGAGATTTTGCCATTTGGTGATCAGACAATCATAGGAGAGCGTGGAATAAATTTGAGTGGTGGACAAAAACAAAGAATACAAATCGCACGTGCACTTTACCAAGATGCTGATATATATCTATTTGATGATCCTTTCAGTGCTGTGGATGCTCACACGGGCTCTCACCTCTTCAAG GAATGCTTGTTAGGCCTTTTAAGTTCAAAAACAGTGGTTTATGTCACTCATCAAGTCGAGTTCTTACCTGCTGCTGACCATATATTG GTTATGAAAGATGGGAAAATTACTCAATGTGGAAAGTATACTGATTTGCTTAGTTATGGAACTGATTTTATGGAACTTGTTGGTGCACACAAAAAAGCTCTGTCTACTCTAGATTCATTGGATGGAGAAAATGTATCTAATGAAATAAGCACCTTGGAACAAGATGTAAATGTCTTTGGCACGCAAGGTTCTAAAGAAGAGGAGGCAAGTAAAGATAGACAAAATGGCAAAACAAACGAAAGTGAACAAAAAGGTCAGTTTATTCAGAAAGAAGAAAGGGTGAAAGGTAAAGTTAGCTTTTCAGTTTATTGGAAATGTATCACAACAGCATATGGAGGAGCTCTTGTACCATTTATATTGTTAGCTCAGATTCTTTTTCAAGTTCTTCAAGTTGGCAGCAATTATTGGATGGCTTGGGCGACTCCCGTCTCAACAAATGTGGAACCACCTGTTGAAGGAATAACTCTTATAGTAGTTTATGTTAGTTTGGCTATTGGAAGTTCATCATGCATCCTTGCCAGATCAATGCTTCTTGTCACAACTGGTTATAAAACAGCTACCATACTCTTCACTAAAATGCACTATTGCATTTTCCGTGCTCCAATGTCATTTTTTGATTCCACTCCAAGTGGGCGAATCCTTAACAGA GTTTCAACTGATCAAAATTCATTGGATACAAACATTCCTCGTCAAATTGCATCATTTTCCTTCATTATGATCCAACTTCTAGGAATTATAGCAGTGATGTCTCAGGCCGCATGGCAGGTTTTCGTTGTCTTTATACCTGTGATTATAGTCAGCATTTGCTATCAG CAATATTATATTCCATCAGCCAGAGAACTATCACGTTTAGTTGGAGTCTTCAAATCCCCACTCATACAACACTTTTCTGAAACAATTTCTGGTACTTCAACCATTAGAAGCTTTGATCAGCAGTCAAGATTTCAGGAAACAAATATGACACTGAGTGATGGGTATTCTCGGCCAAAGTTCAACATTGCCGGTGCCATGGAATGGTTGTGCTTCCGCTTAGATATGCTGTCTTCTATTATATTTGCCTTTTCCTTAATATTCATAATATCAGTTCCACCGGGATTCATAGATCCAG GCCTTGCTGGTTTAGCGGTTACATATGGGCTAAATTTGAACAATATACAAGCTTTGATGATATGGAATCTATGCAAAATGGAGAGCAAAATTATATCAGTAGAGAGAATACTTCAGTATACTTGTATTCCTAGTGAGCCTCCCCTTGTTATAGATGAAAATCAGCCAGATTCTTCTTGGCCCTCAAATGGCGAGGTTGATATACAAAATTTGAAG GTTCGCCATGCTCCACATCTTCCACTTGTGTTGTGTGGTCTTACGTGCAAATTTCATGGAGGACTGAAAACTGGTATTGTTGGGAGAACAGGAAGTGGTAAATCCACACTTATACAAACGCTTTTCCGAATTATTGAGCCTGCTGTTGGAAAAGTTATGATTGACAACATCAACATCTGTTCCATTGGACTTCATGATTTGAGGTCTAGACTAAGCATTATTCCTCAGGATCCAACAATGTTTGAAGGGACAGTAAGAAATAATATGGACCCCCTGGAAGAACACACTGATGAAGAGATTTGGGAG GCCTTGGATAAGAGTCAACTTGGAGATGAAGttagaaagaaagaaggaaagcTTGACTCCAAAG TTAGTGCGAATGGTGAGAATTGGAGTATGGGTCAGAGACAGTTGGTCTGCCTTGGCAGGGTGCTGCTTAAGAAAAGCAAGGTTTTGGTTCTTGATGAAGCCACTGCATCAGTCGATACAGCAACGGATAATTTGATTCAGCAAACTCTCAGGCAACATTTCGCTGACTCCACAGTTATTACCATTGCACACCGAATAACTTCAGTTCTTGACAGTGATATGGTTCTGCTTCTTAGTCAAG GACTTATTGAGGAGTATGACACCCCAACAAAATTGCTAGAGAATAAGTCTTCATCTTTTGCTCAACTTGTTGCTGAGTATACCACGAGGTCCAAGTTCAGTTTTGAGGAATCTGATGATCACTGA
- the LOC108338181 gene encoding ABC transporter C family member 3: MLSLSLPLSHIHFSNDVLLQPVFLHGLSGFLHLLLLVAVPLSFVWKKFTTRVRDESKEKHENTLFKTTVFCALGVSVFNFLLCLFNYFYWYSSGWSEEELVTLLDLVLKTVAWGVVCVCLHNGFFSSGERMFSFLFRAWCVLYLFVSCYCSVVDIVVISERRVAFPAQYLVSDVVSTCFGLLFCYVGYFVKNKGLVREKENNGIQEPLLNGGTNDADVLRSNETKGGDTVTPFSYAGILSLLTFSWVGPLIAVGNKKALDLEDVPQLDSTDSIVGAFPSFRDNLEANCGTINNVTTLKLVKALVMSAWKEILFTGFLVTTNTLASYVGPYLIDSFVQYLDGRRLYENQGYVLVCSFFLAKIVESLSQRHWFFRLQQIGLRIRALLVTMIYNKALTLSCQSKQGQTSGEIINIMTVDAERVGVFSWYMHDLWMVALQVTLALLILYKNLGLASLAAFAATIVIMLANVPLGSLQEKFQKKLMELKDTRMKATSEILRNMKILKLQGWEMKFLSKITELRKTEQGWLKKFVYTAAMTTFVFWGAPTFVAVVTFGTCMIVGIPLESGKILSALATFRILQEPIYNLPDTISMIAQTKVSLDRIASFLRLDDLPSDVVEKLPPGSSDTAIEVVDGNFSWELSSPNPTLQDINLKVFHGMRVAVCGTVGSGKSTLLSCVLGEVPKISGILKVCGTKAYVAQSPWIQSGKIEDNILFGKQMDREKYEMVLEACSLKKDLEILSFGDQTIIGERGINLSGGQKQRIQIARALYQDADIYLLDDPFSAVDAHTGSHLFKECLLGLLRSKTVIYVTHQVEFLPAADLILVMKNGKITQCGKYTDLLDSGADFMELVGAHKKALSTLDSLDGATVSNEISTLEQDLDVSEMHGYKEEASKNEQNGETDNKSDEPKGQLVQEEEREKGKVEFSVYWKCITTAYGGALVPFILLAQILFQGLQIGSNYWMAWATPISTDVEPPVDGTTLIAVYVSLAIGSSFCILARAMLLVTAGYKTATILFNKMHYCIFRAPMSFFDSTPSGRILNRASTDQSALDTDIPYQIASFAFIMIQLLGIIAVMSQAAWQVFLVFIPVITVSIWYQQYYIPSARELARLVGVCKAPIIQHFSETISGTSTIRSFDQQSRFQETNMKLSDGYSRPKFNIAGAMEWLCFRLDMLSLITFVFSLIFLISIPVGFIDPGLAGLAVTYGLNLNEIQAWMIWNLCNMENKIISVERILQYTCIPSEPPLVIDENRPDPSWPSNGEVDIQDLKVRYAPHLPLVLCGLTCKFHGGLKTGIVGRTGSGKSTLIQTLFRVVDPAAGQIMIDNINISSIGLHDLRSRLSIIPQDPTMFEGTIRNNLDPLEEYTDDQIWEALDKCQLGDEVRKKEGKLDSKVSENGENWSMGQRQLVCLGRVLLKKSKVLVLDEATASVDTATDNLIQQTLRQHFADSTVITIAHRITSVLDSDMVLLLSQGLIEEYDSPTRLLENKSSSFAQLVAEYTMRSKSSFGKSDDH, translated from the exons ATGTTGTCACTTTCATTGCCCCTTTCCCACATACACTTTTCCAACGATGTTCTCCTCCAACCCGTTTTCCTTCACGGCTTGTCCGGCTTCCTCCACCTTCTGTTGCTCGTCGCGGTTCCATTGTCATTTGTTTGGAAGAAATTCACGACACGTGTCAGGGATGAGTCTAAGGAGAAGCACGAGAACACCCTCTTCAAAACGACTGTGTTTTGTGCTCTCGGTGTTTCTGTTTTCAATTTTCTCCTCTGTTTGTTTAATTACTTCTACTGGTACTCTAGCGGCTGGTCTGAAGAAGAGCTCGTGACCCTTTTGGATTTGGTGCTTAAAACAGTTGCGTGGGGtgttgtttgtgtttgcttgcACAATGGGTTCTTCAGTTCTGGCGAAAGAATGTTCTCATTCCTCTTCAGAGCTTGGTGCGTCTTGTACCTCTTTGTTTCTTGCTATTGCTCTGTGGTGGACATTGTTGTTATATCAGAGAGACGCGTTGCTTTTCCAGCTCAGTACTTGGTTTCTGATGTGGTTTCCACTTGTTTTGGTCTGTTATTCTGTTACGTCGGGTATTTTGTGAAAAACAAAGGCCTGGttcgagaaaaagaaaataacggTATTCAGGAACCTCTTTTGAATGGTGGCACAAATGACGCTGATGTCTTGAGATCGAATGAGACCAAGGGTGGAGACACCGTTACCCCTTTCTCATATGCTGGCATTTTGAGCCTTCTTACATTCTCTTGGGTGGGTCCTCTTATAGCTGTTGGCAATAAGAAGGCCCTGGACCTTGAGGATGTTCCTCAACTAGACAGCACAGACAGTATTGTTGGTGCTTTTCCAAGTTTCAGAGATAATCTTGAGGCTAATTGTGGCACAATAAATAATGTCACCACACTTAAGTTGGTGAAGGCGTTAGTGATGTCAGCGTGGAAGGAGATTCTTTTCACAGGTTTTCTTGTAACAACAAACACTTTGGCTTCTTATGTTGGTCCTTATCTTATTGACAGTTTTGTTCAGTATCTTGATGGACGACGGCTATATGAAAACCAGGGCTATGTTTTGGTTTGTTCCTTTTTCCTTGCTAAGATTGTAGAGTCTCTGTCCCAAAGGCATTGGTTCTTTAGGTTGCAGCAAATTGGACTTCGAATTCGTGCACTGCTTGTGACAATGATCTATAACAAGGCTCTGACCCTTTCTTGTCAGTCAAAGCAGGGTCAGACATCTGGAGAAATAATCAATATCATGACCGTTGATGCTGAAAGAGTTGGTGTCTTCAGTTGGTATATGCATGATTTGTGGATGGTGGCTTTGCAAGTTACATTGGCCTTGttgattttgtataaaaatCTTGGGCTGGCTTCACTTGCTGCTTTTGCAGCAACTATCGTTATTATGCTTGCAAATGTTCCCTTGGGATCATTGCAAGAGAAGTTTCAGAAGAAGTTGATGGAGTTGAAAGATACAAGAATGAAGGCCACGTCCGAGATTTTAAGGAATATGAAGATTCTCAAACTACAAGGATGGGAAATGAAGTTTCTATCAAAAATAACTGAGCTCAGGAAAACTGAACAGGGCTGGTTAAAAAAGTTTGTCTATACTGCAGCCATGACCACGTTTGTGTTTTGGGGTGCCCCCACATTTGTAGCCGTGGTTACTTTTGGTACTTGTATGATTGTAGGGATTCCCCTCGAGTCAGGGAAGATATTGTCTGCACTAGCGACATTCCGGATTCTTCAAGAGCCCATTTATAACCTTCCAGATACCATTTCGATGATAGCACAAACTAAAGTGTCTCTTGATAGGATTGCATCATTCCTTCGTCTGGATGACTTACCCTCTGATGTTGTAGAGAAGCTTCCCCCGGGTAGTTCTGATACAGCAATTGAAGTAGTTGATGGAAACTTTTCTTGGGAGTTATCTTCCCCCAACCCAACATTGCAAGATATAAACCTTAAAGTTTTTCATGGGATGAGGGTTGCAGTTTGTGGTACTGTTGGATCAGGCAAATCTACTTTACTTTCTTGTGTATTGGGAGAAGTACCTAAGATATCAGGCATCCTTAAGGTTTGTGGAACAAAGGCCTATGTTGCTCAATCTCCATGGATACAAAGTGGTAAGATTGAGGATAATATATTGTTTGGTAAACAAATGGATAGGGAAAAGTACGAGATGGTACTTGAAGCGTGTTCCCTGAAGAAGGATCTGGAGATTTTGTCATTTGGTGATCAGACAATCATTGGAGAGCGTGGAATAAATTTGAGTGGTGGGCAAAAACAAAGAATACAAATTGCACGTGCACTTTACCAAGATGCTGATATATATCTACTTGATGATCCTTTTAGTGCAGTGGATGCTCACACGGGCTCTCACCTCTTTAAG GAGTGCTTGTTGGGCCTTTTACGTTCAAAGACAGTGATTTATGTCACACATCAAGTAGAGTTCTTACCTGCTGCTGATCTTATATTG GTCATGAAAAACGGGAAAATTACTCAATGTGGAAAGTATACTGATCTGCTTGATAGTGGAGCTGATTTTATGGAACTTGTTGGTGCACACAAAAAAGCTTTGTCTACTCTAGATTCATTAGATGGAGCAACAGTATCTAATGAAATAAGCACCTTGGAACAAGATTTAGATGTCTCTGAAATGCATGGTTATAAAGAGGAGGCAAGcaaaaatgaacaaaatggTGAAACAGACAACAAAAGTGATGAACCTAAAGGCCAACTTGTTcaggaagaagaaagggagaaaggTAAAGTTGAGTTTTCAGTATACTGGAAATGTATCACGACAGCATATGGAGGAGCTCTTGTGCCATTCATATTGTTGGCTCAGATTCTTTTTCAAGGTCTTCAAATCGGAAGCAATTATTGGATGGCTTGGGCGACTCCCATCTCAACAGATGTTGAGCCACCTGTTGATGGAACAACTCTTATTGCGGTTTATGTTAGTTTGGCCATTGGAAGTTCTTTCTGCATCCTTGCCAGGGCAATGCTTCTTGTTACAGCTGGTTATAAGACAGCTACTATTCTCTTCAACAAAATGCACTATTGTATTTTCCGTGCTCCAATGTCATTTTTCGATTCCACTCCAAGTGGACGAATCCTTAATAGA GCTTCTACAGATCAGAGTGCATTGGATACAGACATTCCTTATCAAATTGCATCATTTGCCTTCATTATGATCCAACTTTTGGGAATTATAGCAGTGATGTCCCAGGCTGCATGGCAAGTTTTCCTTGTCTTTATTCCTGTAATCACAGTCAGCATCTGGTATCAG CAATATTATATTCCATCAGCTCGAGAACTAGCACGTTTAGTTGGAGTCTGCAAAGCACCAATAATTCAACACTTTTCTGAAACAATTTCTGGTACTTCAACCATTAGAAGCTTTGATCAGCAGTCGAGATTTCAGGAAACAAATATGAAACTGAGTGATGGGTATTCTCGGCCAAAGTTCAACATTGCTGGTGCCATGGAATGGTTGTGCTTCCGCTTAGACATGTTgtctcttatcacttttgtctTTTCCTTAATATTCTTAATATCTATTCCAGTGGGATTCATAGATCCAG GCCTTGCTGGTTTAGCTGTTACGTATGGACTAAATTTGAACGAGATACAAGCTTGGATGATATGGAATCTCTGCAATATggagaataaaattatatcagTGGAAAGAATACTTCAGTACACTTGTATTCCTAGTGAGCCTCCCCTTGTTATAGATGAAAATCGCCCAGATCCTTCCTGGCCCTCAAATGGCGAGGTTGATATACAAGATTTGAAG GTTCGCTATGCTCCACATCTTCCACTTGTGTTGTGTGGCCTTACGTGCAAATTTCATGGAGGACTGAAAACTGGCATTGTTGGGAGAACAGGAAGTGGtaaatccactctcatacaAACGCTTTTCCGAGTTGTTGACCCTGCTGCAGGGCAAATTATGATCGACAACATCAACATCTCTTCAATTGGACTTCATGATTTGAGGTCTAGACTAAGCATTATTCCTCAGGATCCTACAATGTTTGAAGGGACAATAAGAAATAATCTGGACCCCCTTGAAGAATACACTGATGATCAAATTTGGGAG GCCTTGGATAAATGTCAACTTGGAGACGAAGttagaaagaaagaaggaaagcTTGACTCCAAAG TTAGTGAGAATGGTGAGAATTGGAGTATGGGTCAGAGACAGTTGGTCTGCCTTGGTAGGGTGCTGCTTAAGAAAAGCAAGGTTTTGGTTCTTGATGAAGCCACTGCATCAGTCGACACAGCTACGGATAATTTGATTCAGCAAACTCTCAGGCAACATTTCGCTGACTCCACAGTTATTACCATTGCACACCGAATAACTTCAGTTCTTGACAGTGATATGGTTCTGCTTCTTAGTCAAG GACTTATTGAGGAGTATGACTCCCCCACAAGGTTGCTAGAGAACAAGTCATCATCTTTTGCTCAGCTTGTTGCTGAGTATACCATGAGGTCCAAGTCCAGTTTTGGGAAATCCGATGATCACTGA